ATCTTGAGAACTAATTCCAGACTCTGATTCTctatcaaagaaaaaaaatagacgCGGATTGAAGTAAAGTTTATCTGAGTGTTTATTTGTGCCATATTATATTTACAACAAGTTAAtgagtattaaaaaaatttaattattacttatcttttttattattatttttatatgactAACATATCATTAGTTTGTTATGCAAATGACATGATGCAACGGttttattgtataatttttaaatttattttggagTTGATAACACATTTTTACATGTACTTTGAAAATAATTAGAAGAAAATCCTAAGTATAGATATACCGGTGAGTTATAACTCATATGATATAAGTGATGGACAACAAATTGTTAGATTGTAGGTTTAAATTCTTCGACCATCGCTTCTTCTTTTCGATTatgaaaaaaaagtatattttcaAACTTAATGTGAGTGTTGGCTTATTAATATGCTTCTAATTATGAAATTTTGAATAAGAGACACTGCTAGTCTCTTCGTCAAGGCTATAAAGCTAATCTTGATTTTAAATGCATTTAAAATCAATGCACtgagttttgcttaaattttatttctaattataatGATGGAATAATTCacatcttttatttattttaatagtatattcttttttttttttgaaaagttttaacaGTACATTCTATTGTTTTGTCTAATGTACTCAAtgattttctcctttttattttcTCGAAAAAATGAGTGTTCCTATATtacaaagtaaattttttttatcatcgattaattaattacttatccAATTTTGTCCCGTAGAAGTATTTTTGATTAGGTTAGACTTTAAATTATCAATCTGTGCAATAGTCCGCACCACCATCTACGACTTTCATTTTTACTCGAACTTTATTCGACATTTATAAGATCTTCAAAATTAATGTcaaacttaacttcttaaatttAGATTGGTTCAAACAATAATTACAAATGACATTTATAAAGTTTGAAAGATCAACTACAATattctttaaatttgttttataaaataacgcTCGGAAGTGTCCGAAAATAACCCGAAAATAGTTAACGTAAATTACAATTCAttggtaaaataattttttttataaaaaaataaactgattTGGCAATTATTGCCCAATCAGTTtcaaatgattggggagagagtaattaactctctccccaatcattgggctcaccagcccgccatatgagatggcgggctggtgctaattaCGGTGATTAAGATAATCACCGTAATTAGctaccagcccgccatctcatatggcgggctggtgctaaAATACATGGGCCCGCTATCTCAGATAGCGGGCTGGTGGTAGGAGGCACAAAAAAAGAATTTTTGTGTCTATGAGacacaaaaatgtcaaaaaccccACCAAAAACTACCTTATGTGTGGAGACCGAGTTACAAAAATCGTAGGTCGGATGATTATGATCTTCTCGATGGATTCGGATGTGATCCTGTAAGCGACGATTATAAGTGGATCAGGGTCCGCACAATGCACAAAGAGAATCATGTCTACCGAGATGACGGAATCCTTGTAAAGAGACGAACACAATCCAGCGTTACGGTTTATAGTGTAAAACATAATTCTTCTAGAATGATCGCTGACTTCCCTAATTATAAGCCTAGGAATAATAGAGATTGCGGCACGCTTGTTGGTTCTTGTTTGCACTGGATAGTTTCGGAACCAGATATTTCTTCTAATAATCTGATCTTTTCTTTCAATTTGGAAGACGAGAGATTCGGAATGTTGCCAGTTCCCGATAAATTAATGAGTCGCCATTATCCGCCTATGGAATTAGGGGAAGTTAGAGGATGGCTTAGTATAAGCATGGATGAATATCATGGCAAGTCAGTTGACATTTGGGTGATGAAGGAATATGGAAAGAGGGACTCGTGGATTAGAATACTCTCTGTACATAAAGcgaatttaaatgatttaaattatttgcAATGTGCTACGCCAATTGGGTGTTCAAAAAATGGCAATAAACTCTTACTGCACGTCTCTAGAGATGGATTATGGGAGTGTGACCTACAAGAGGAGGAGAACCAAACATCTCAGCAAACACCAAATGTGCCCGACAAACGTGTTCGGAGGGTCCGAGGTAGTTACTTCTACTCCCAGTATTCATGTGTAAGAAGCCTTGTTCCGCTGCAAAAcattaatatttacaaattGAAACGGATGTAGAGATATCAGTTGGTTTCGAGATTTACTCGTGACTAGCTAATTTTTGATCTCGGAAATTCATGATTTAATTTAAACCACTTAAGtgtatgtttttgttttatcaaattttaatttgtcttgtttttatttcgtatttggtttttgttattgTGTTCTGTAGTTATTAAAAATTCTGTTTAGGCCattttcatattcaattaaTTTGAGCATCGTTTatgaatttcaatttcaaatctCATATTTGAAATTCATAAAATGATAGAATTTTTAGCTGGATAGCATTAATGTACCATGAATCTCAGCAGCAAGATATCATAATGGTAGGCAAAAGGTTTCTTAGGATTGAACTCATTTAGTTGTGGCAGCTGCGAAGGCAACACTGTGGTCGGAACTTTCGCCATATCCTGATATTTTTAGTATGCATAAAGTTCTTCATCACCATTATGTCATGTCTGCGAAACTAGTTAAACGGAAACTTTTGTTCAAGTCCTGCATTTTGGAGTTCCGTTGCTATTTCAGAAACCTTTTGCAACCCCGAAACTTCACTGTTTATAGCATATTTTTACAAGAAAAATATGTTATGATTGCTTCGTGCAAAATAAACTATCATAAATTGCAAGAGAAAAGAAAACTTAGTTTGAATCTTTGTGAATACAAGATTAATGAACCGGTGAGTAATCATCTGTTTAATTAGACTACACAGAAATAACCTTTCCTCTAACAAACTAATAACAGAGTTGAAATTATTAAAACACAGTAACGCCAAATGGACTTAGAGTTGTAGCTTGCGTGCATATTCTGTGTTATAAGCTATGTAGCACAGAAACAGAAAAACCAGTAATAAAAAACAGacaaaatgatattattttacacgaataaaatataaatatagagttttggaTATTCAGAAACTTAAGTAATTCTCTGTGCAACATATGAATAACATAAAATTGCATTACCCAAATCACAGTCCAACGGTGTGATGATGCAGAATTCAAAGGAAGAGCAGAACGGCAGAAGGAACTCTGCTCGGTATGCTAAAAGAAAGTGCGCGCAGTCAGTCTactatcaaacttctaaaccaTCCTATATAACATTTGCAGCCGTACGTTCTGCAATATTTAAGGCAGTGCAAAGCAGACCAAATGTGACAATTATGCTTAATAATTCATTTGTGTACAGCCACTGAAATTGATACTTGTCTCAATAATTCAATTTTCCTGTCAGGTGCTATTTGAGTTATAACATTCTTTTTTTTCTCGACTTACTTTAATTGCCTCTTAAACCTTTCGATTATGGCGTAAGAAGGATTAGCAGAAGAGGTGTCCAGAACACATACCCTGCAAATTAAGAGGACTGAAGTACGTTATAcggaaacaaaatcaagaagGCTGAACAACCAATAGACATTTATATTAGAATAGCtcgtaaatataaaattttggagtTTCAAAAGCGTTTTCGTAAATAACAACCGAAATATAGAATTCATACTAAACCACTTATCTGTCAAATCTCTCTTCCATTCACATTCCACGGTGCAActcttttaagttttaattgaCAGCCAAAATTTCACAAATATTCATCTCTCTCAATCTATCCATACAAACACACTCACCATTTTTCAAacagatttattttataaacaataaaagCATATATGATGGGTTTAGATGCTCCAAATCATCACCTGGAGGTATGTGATCATACTCTTTCTATGTATTATGCTGACAGTTATAACTTGAgaaattttgtaatatttgatTCTCGCAATGGCCTAATAGCATTGTACCATCTTGAACAAGGCATGTTAATTACTGTGTAATCCATAGACCAAAAAGcagggttaaatattttttagttcaGTGTTTTACTAAATGgttaccaaattataaaaaattacaaaatagttacagaattataatttttttttaaaaacgatTACCAAACTCTGAAAGTTACAAAACggttatatatatgatatttttGCGAATAGGTTACGATTTTGATGATGTGGACAAGGAAAATATGTATTGTAAGATAACCTTTTTgtgaaaaaataatagtttggTAACCGTTTTGTAAAAAGAACTATAGTTcggtaattattttataactttttataattcgataaccattttgtaaaaacTATATAGTTCCACGATCTAAAAGATATTTAACCCacaaaaaacaacaaaagctACCTTATTTCGAATCAAGATTAATTCTTTGCTTTAATTATCTTCTGAATGGATTTGGCTATATGATCCTATAGGCTGTGATTGCAGGTTGATCAGGATCAGGAAAATTGACAGTGAGAGgcgaaaacaatccaaagttaacactactaaaaaatgtgttttaccgacggattttagcgacggattcaaaatccgtcgctaatttttttttaccgcttgatttagcgacggatttgaaatccgtcgctaaattgtcatttaagttggcgggaacactcccgccaattatttttgatgtatttagcgacggaacggattttagcgacggatttaaatccgtcactaatttaaaaaaaaaatcgtaaaaaaattattagattaaataaattttttatcaaaaaattatttagaaaaataattattaaagaaaaaataattattatttttttaattatatataatattatttaaatataacataaatatatatattgaaaacattgttatttatttattcattaataattatttaaaataactattaattataaaaaataattatcttaaaatgtgGGAGGAAGTATGCTATGATGTGCTTCCAGCTACCAGGGTCCCTCTGCAACCGCATCAACAAACTCATGACGAAATTCTGGTGGGGCAAAAACCCTGAAGACAGATCCATAGCATGGATTGCTTGGTCAAAGATGCGAAAAAGCAAATGGGAGGGAGGTCTaggttttagagatttaaacgcGTTCAACAGAGCATTACTAGCAAAACAGAGCTGGAGAATCTTGAACAATCCAGATAGCACTCTTCATAAGCTGCTGAAAGGGAAATATTTTAGAACGACCACTATGCTGGAGGCCTCTAGAGGCTGTAATCCTTCCTGGGGATGGCAGAGCCTGCTGAAGGGTATTGCATTACTTAGGGTCGGTACCAGATGGCAGTGTAATAGTGGGCGTCTGATTAGAACTCTTCAAGACGCTTGGATTCCTGGTGACCAACCGATACGATTAAGTCCTAGGCAGAATACTTTGATAAATGATGTTCCAGCTCGAGTTAGTGATCTGATTGATCCCATTCACAACCAATGGAAAGTTGGTCTGCTAAATTCGCTGTTCAATAGAGAAGATGTTGAGGCCATACTCACAATCCCAATTCCATCATGCTTGGCAGCTGACAGGATCATCTGGCACTTCACCGTTAATGGTAGATATACGGTCAAATCTGGCTACTACATCTTTCTAAATAATGTGACAGAAGAGGCGCCAAACCATTATATGCCAAGAGCTTTCTCTAGAAAGGATTGGCAACAGTTCTGGCAGCTGCAAATCCCAAATAAGATCCGCATCTTCATTTGGAAAATTTTCCATAAGGGCATTCCGGTCTCAGAAGCACTGAACTATCGCCTGAAAACGAGCTTCTCCTGCCCACATTGTGGTGACACTGAAACAATACACCACGTATTTTTTGGTTGCCAATTTGCACAGCGTGTTTGGTTCTTATCAGAATTGAGACTGGATGCCAGAGGAGTCCATGAAGATCCAATGGATAAGATTTGGAAGGACATCATGCAATCTATTGTGGACAAAGAGGAAAAAGAAATCCTGATGCAAATATGGGTTTTTACCCTATGGTCTATCTGGAAAGCTAGGAATTCAAAAAATTTTCACCAAAATTCCTGGTCAGTGGAAGAAACGAACCTCCATGCAGCTAAAAGTAGAAAGGAGTTCCACGATGCACAGCTTCAAGAACTCAACAGAAAAAGACAATTAGAGGTTCATAGGCCATCTAGAAGCAGACAGTATACCCGACTCCCTGAGGCTGGAGAGGACTATATCAGAATCTTCTATGATGGTGGAACTTTAAAAGATTTGAAGTCGGGGGCTGTGGCAGGCTTAGTTAAAGATAATGAGGGCAATATTCAAGAATCTTTTTCTAAATCATTCAGAGGAATCTGGGATCCGGGTATCCTCGAATTCCTAGCGCTTCGGGAAGCCATCTGGTGGGCCAAAAGTAAGGGGTGGCGAAAAGTGATATTTGAGGGAGATGCCATTCAGATCGTCGACTCCGTCAACCAGGATTCATGCCTGTTGGCTGGAGCTTGGGGACTCTGCCACGATATATGGCTAGCCAAAACTGCCTTTGATCACTGCCATTTCAGGTGGATTAAAAGAGATAAGAATAAGGAGGCCCATCAACTAGTGCAAAGGGAGAAAGCGTCCCTCAGACGACAATACTCTAATTTCTAGTAGTTTGCTTGGTAGCGTGCTTTGTAATCTACTAggggaaaaaaaaatatataataagaagCTGAACTGGTTCAGGTGGAGATACGCGCGGGAGAACTTCAAAGTTAAAGAGCAATGAGTGGGAGCAAAGGGAAgaatgggtgacctactgggaagtttgtaaaaattgcgaGTGGGTGATGGAGGCAACGGATGGGTAACCGAGGGCGACGGGCGACGGGTGGGGGACGGAGGGTGACGGAGTGTGACGGGTATGTGAccgattaattaataataatttattttacgatttttttttttggtaattagcgacggatttaaatccaaaGTTATAAGGTTT
This window of the Mercurialis annua linkage group LG5, ddMerAnnu1.2, whole genome shotgun sequence genome carries:
- the LOC126681405 gene encoding F-box protein CPR1-like yields the protein MSEISFDNLCDILKLLPAKSLLRFRCLSKAHCSLIDTPDFINLHLSQSIITNTNRSSIIIHSNKIYTIDLDSPARQLVECDYPFINLCLIVGSCNGLIALYHPQEGMFMWNPSTKMHQKRVFDIFVSHRHKNSFFVLPTTSPLSEIAGPFLTVHSIVLSNEAQKKNFCVYETQKCQKPHQKLPYVWRPSYKNRRSDDYDLLDGFGCDPVSDDYKWIRVRTMHKENHVYRDDGILVKRRTQSSVTVYSVKHNSSRMIADFPNYKPRNNRDCGTLVGSCLHWIVSEPDISSNNLIFSFNLEDERFGMLPVPDKLMSRHYPPMELGEVRGWLSISMDEYHGKSVDIWVMKEYGKRDSWIRILSVHKANLNDLNYLQCATPIGCSKNGNKLLLHVSRDGLWECDLQEEENQTSQQTPNVPDKRVRRVRGSYFYSQYSCVRSLVPLQNINIYKLKRM